In one Populus nigra chromosome 12, ddPopNigr1.1, whole genome shotgun sequence genomic region, the following are encoded:
- the LOC133669644 gene encoding uncharacterized protein LOC133669644 isoform X2, giving the protein MDPQAFIRLSIGSLGLRISGTTLNSAQSGLQAFSAPCSCEIRLRGFPVQTIAVPLLSSPEVAPEIHSIASIFYLEESDLKALLTPGCFYANQACLEIAVFTGRKGSHCGAGIKRQQIGTFKLEVGPEWGEGKPVILFSGWIGIGQNKESGKPGAELHLRVKLDPDPRYVFQFEDVTTSSPPIVQLQGSIKQPIFSCKFSRDKVTQVDPLSTYWSTSDDGADVETERRERKGWKVKIHDLFGSAVAATFITTPFVPATGCDWVARSNPGAWLIVRPDACRPDSWQPWGKLEVWCERGIRDSICCRFHLLSEGQEGGEVLISEILISAEKGGEFFIDTDRQLRTAATPIPSPQSSGDFSGLGPIVGGFVMSCRVQGEGKHSKPLVQLAMRHATCVEDAAIFMALAAAVDLSIVACRPFRRKLRKGSRHSL; this is encoded by the exons ATGGATCCTCAGGCTTTCATCAGGTTGTCAATAGGCTCCCTTGGGCTGAGAATTTCTGGAACAACTTTAAATTCTGCACAATCTGGACTCCAGGCATTCTCTGCTCCGTGTTCATGTGAGATACGACTTCGAGGTTTCCCTGTGCAAACAATAGCGGTCCCTTTGTTATCCTCACCTGAAGTGGCACCTGAAATTCACAGCATTGCCtcaattttttatcttgaagaATCGGATCTGAAAGCATTACTGACACCTGGCTGTTTTTATGCTAATCAGGCATGTCTTGAGATTGCTGTTTTCACAGGGAGAAAGGGATCACATTGTGGTGCTGGCATCAAAAGGCAGCAGATAGGAACATTTAAGCTGGAAGTAGGCCCTGAATGGGGTGAGGGGAAACCGGTGATTCTTTTTAGTGGCTGGATAGGTATTGGCCAAAACAAGGAGAGTGGAAAACCTGGAGCTGAACTTCATTTGAGAGTGAAACTGGATCCTGATCCAAGAtatgtgttccagtttgaagaTGTGACCACATCGAGTCCTCCGATTGTTCAGCTGCAGGGCTCAATCAAGCAGCCCATATTCAGTTGCAAATTTAGTCGAGACAA GGTCACCCAGGTAGATCCCTTGAGTACCTATTGGTCAACTTCCGATGATGGTGCTGATGTTGAAACAGAAAGAAGAGAACGGAAGGGGTGGAAGGTGAAGATACATGATCTTTTTGGCTCGGCTGTTGCAGCAACCTTCATAACAACTCCCTTTGTGCCAGCAACAGGTTGTGATTGGGTTGCTAGGTCCAACCCAGGAGCTTGGTTGATTGTTCGTCCAGATGCTTGCAGGCCTGACAGCTGGCAGCCATGGGGAAAGCTTGAGGTATGGTGTGAACGTGGCATCAGAGACTCCATTTGCTGCAGATTTCACCTCCTGTCTGAAGGCCAGGAAGGTGGTGAGGTTCTCATATCTGAGATCCTCATCAGTGCTGAAAAGGGTGGGGAATTTTTCATAGACACTGACAGGCAGTTGCGAACTGCAGCAACTCCAATACCAAGCCCACAAAGTAGCGGAGATTTTTCAGGACTTGGTCCCATTGTTGGTGGTTTTGTTATGAGCTGTCGAGTGCAGGGGGAAGGGAAGCACAGCAAGCCATTGGTTCAGTTAGCCATGCGACATGCGACATGTGTGGAGGATGCTGCAATCTTTATGGCACTTGCAGCTGCAGTTGATCTTAGCATTGTAGCTTGCAGGCCTTTCCGTAGAAAGCTCAGAAAAGGGTCTCGCCATTCTTTATGA
- the LOC133669644 gene encoding uncharacterized protein LOC133669644 isoform X1 produces the protein MDPQAFIRLSIGSLGLRISGTTLNSAQSGLQAFSAPCSCEIRLRGFPVQTIAVPLLSSPEVAPEIHSIASIFYLEESDLKALLTPGCFYANQACLEIAVFTGRKGSHCGAGIKRQQIGTFKLEVGPEWGEGKPVILFSGWIGIGQNKESGKPGAELHLRVKLDPDPRYVFQFEDVTTSSPPIVQLQGSIKQPIFSCKFSRDKWVTQVDPLSTYWSTSDDGADVETERRERKGWKVKIHDLFGSAVAATFITTPFVPATGCDWVARSNPGAWLIVRPDACRPDSWQPWGKLEVWCERGIRDSICCRFHLLSEGQEGGEVLISEILISAEKGGEFFIDTDRQLRTAATPIPSPQSSGDFSGLGPIVGGFVMSCRVQGEGKHSKPLVQLAMRHATCVEDAAIFMALAAAVDLSIVACRPFRRKLRKGSRHSL, from the exons ATGGATCCTCAGGCTTTCATCAGGTTGTCAATAGGCTCCCTTGGGCTGAGAATTTCTGGAACAACTTTAAATTCTGCACAATCTGGACTCCAGGCATTCTCTGCTCCGTGTTCATGTGAGATACGACTTCGAGGTTTCCCTGTGCAAACAATAGCGGTCCCTTTGTTATCCTCACCTGAAGTGGCACCTGAAATTCACAGCATTGCCtcaattttttatcttgaagaATCGGATCTGAAAGCATTACTGACACCTGGCTGTTTTTATGCTAATCAGGCATGTCTTGAGATTGCTGTTTTCACAGGGAGAAAGGGATCACATTGTGGTGCTGGCATCAAAAGGCAGCAGATAGGAACATTTAAGCTGGAAGTAGGCCCTGAATGGGGTGAGGGGAAACCGGTGATTCTTTTTAGTGGCTGGATAGGTATTGGCCAAAACAAGGAGAGTGGAAAACCTGGAGCTGAACTTCATTTGAGAGTGAAACTGGATCCTGATCCAAGAtatgtgttccagtttgaagaTGTGACCACATCGAGTCCTCCGATTGTTCAGCTGCAGGGCTCAATCAAGCAGCCCATATTCAGTTGCAAATTTAGTCGAGACAAGTG GGTCACCCAGGTAGATCCCTTGAGTACCTATTGGTCAACTTCCGATGATGGTGCTGATGTTGAAACAGAAAGAAGAGAACGGAAGGGGTGGAAGGTGAAGATACATGATCTTTTTGGCTCGGCTGTTGCAGCAACCTTCATAACAACTCCCTTTGTGCCAGCAACAGGTTGTGATTGGGTTGCTAGGTCCAACCCAGGAGCTTGGTTGATTGTTCGTCCAGATGCTTGCAGGCCTGACAGCTGGCAGCCATGGGGAAAGCTTGAGGTATGGTGTGAACGTGGCATCAGAGACTCCATTTGCTGCAGATTTCACCTCCTGTCTGAAGGCCAGGAAGGTGGTGAGGTTCTCATATCTGAGATCCTCATCAGTGCTGAAAAGGGTGGGGAATTTTTCATAGACACTGACAGGCAGTTGCGAACTGCAGCAACTCCAATACCAAGCCCACAAAGTAGCGGAGATTTTTCAGGACTTGGTCCCATTGTTGGTGGTTTTGTTATGAGCTGTCGAGTGCAGGGGGAAGGGAAGCACAGCAAGCCATTGGTTCAGTTAGCCATGCGACATGCGACATGTGTGGAGGATGCTGCAATCTTTATGGCACTTGCAGCTGCAGTTGATCTTAGCATTGTAGCTTGCAGGCCTTTCCGTAGAAAGCTCAGAAAAGGGTCTCGCCATTCTTTATGA
- the LOC133670076 gene encoding xylulose 5-phosphate/phosphate translocator, chloroplastic — protein sequence MHTLNLTQSSPVTFSKSTNHRYSINASSLLNPNLISRTHNQTALFNKPSTQIGALTTKVSNFGQIHGYPFGRSSRSTSQIHYSGFRRDHFDRIHENQSGFCSKSGSFITKAAASESESSPEGDASAVSKPKSKTLQLALVFGLWYFQNVVFNIYNKKALNVFPFPWFLASFQLFVGSIWMLILWSLKLQPCPKISKPFIIALLGPALFHTIGHISACVSFSKVAVSFTHVIKSSEPVFSVVFSSFLGDTYPLKVWLSILPIVLGCSLAAVTEVSFNFQGLWGALISNVGFVLRNIYSKRSLQNFKEVDGLNLYGWISIISLFYLFPVAVVIEGSQWIQGYHKAIEAVGKSSTFYIWVLLSGVFYHLYNQSSYQALDEISPLTFSVGNTMKRVVVIISTVLVFGNPVRPLNALGSAIAIFGTFLYSQVTAKKAKKPEVEKQN from the coding sequence atgcatactTTGAATCTTACACAATCTTCTCCTGTCACTTTCTCTAAATCCACCAACCATAGATACTCCATTAATGCTTCTTCACTTTTAAATCCAAATCTTATCAGTAGGACTCATAATCAGACTGCCCTATTTAATAAACCCTCTACTCAGATTGGTGCATTAACCACCAAAGTATCAAACTTTGGCCAAATTCATGGTTACCCATTTGGCCGCTCTTCAAGATCCACTTCACAGATCCATTATTCAGGCTTCAGAAGGGACCATTTTGACAGAATCCATGAAAACCAATCTGGGTTTTGCTCAAAGTCTGGGTCTTTTATCACCAAAGCAGCGGCATCTGAATCTGAATCCAGCCCAGAAGGAGATGCTAGTGCAGTTTCAAAGCCAAAGTCTAAAACTCTCCAACTTGCACTTGTCTTTGGTCTCTGGTACTTCCAAAACGTTGTCTTTAATATTTACAACAAGAAGGCATTGAATGTGTTTCCATTTCCATGGTTTCTTGCTTCTTTTCAGCTTTTTGTTGGGTCCATTTGGATGTTGATTTTATGGTCATTGAAGCTTCAACCATGTCCTAAGATCTCAAAGCCATTCATTAttgctcttcttggacctgcgTTGTTTCACACAATAGGCCACATATCAGCCTGTGTTTCATTCTCCAAGGTTGCTGTTTCTTTCACTCATGTTATCAAATCATCGGAGCCTGTTTTCtctgttgttttttcttcatttcttggtGATACTTACCCTTTGAAAGTCTGGCTTTCTATTCTCCCTATTGTCCTTGGTTGTTCCCTTGCTGCTGTCACTGAAGTGTCCTTTAATTTCCAAGGCTTGTGGGGTGCTTTGATTAGTAATGTTGGGTTTGTGTTAAGGAACATTTACTCAAAAAGGAGTTTGCAGAACTTCAAGGAAGTTGATGGACTTAACTTGTATGGTTGGATTAGCATAATCTCATTGTTTTATCTCTTTCCTGTTGCGGTTGTGATTGAAGGGTCTCAATGGATTCAAGGGTATCATAAGGCAATTGAGGCTGTTGGAAAATCATCAACATTTTATATATGGGTGTTGCTATCTGGTGTTTTTTACCATCTTTATAACCAATCGTCCTACCAGGCACTTGACGAGATTAGCCCCTTAACCTTTTCGGTAGGTAACACTATGAAGAGAGTTGTGGTGATTATTTCTACTGTCTTGGTGTTCGGGAATCCAGTTAGGCCTCTGAATGCACTTGGATCAGCCATTGCAATATTTGGGACTTTCTTGTACTCTCAGGTAACTGCCAAGAAAGCCAAGAAACCTGAAGTCGAAAAGCAGAACTAG